Proteins co-encoded in one Oreochromis aureus strain Israel breed Guangdong linkage group 3, ZZ_aureus, whole genome shotgun sequence genomic window:
- the LOC120438889 gene encoding uncharacterized protein LOC120438889 isoform X2: MEETYTSRRAWISKDSHTAAEIFREYSRFLDMPSLLDLEFGKLTGGKMDLFLRKWEAGIIRKLKSVAALETRMSSLLKDFEEKTEDEACYTALVVLTHLLPLVGASRCSLKSAIAYLVDFALPGTCIASLCSDPEASPTTHQPQLICIGDLKSATRQYVIVAKNDKVTIPLNDGLTCAVDKLFKLYWVCNLCYPAPLGSVFTFFEFVYDLPLSTQRKTKVLELIAHIKASK, encoded by the exons ATGGAGGAAACATACACCAGTCGCAGAGCCTGGATTAGCAAGGACTCCCATACTGCTGCTGAAATATTCAGAGAGTACTCACGGTTTTTGGACATGCCAAGTCTG CTGGACTTGGAGTTTGGCAAGCTCACAGGAGGAAAGATGGATCTCTTTTTACGAAAATGGGAAGCCGGTATCATTCGGAAACTCAAATCAGTAGCTGCCCTGGAAACAAGAATGTCCTCTCTGTTGAAGGATtttgaagagaagactgaag ATGAGGCTTGTTACACTGCCCTTGTGGTGTTAACACACCTGCTCCCACTAGTTGGTGCCAGTCGTTGCAGCCTTAAATCAGCTATAGCGTACTTGGTTGATTTTGCACTG CCTGGAACATGTATTGCATCGCTTTGCAGTGATCCTGAAGCATCACCCACAACACACCAACCCCAGCTGATATGCATCGGGGATCTAAAGAGTGCAACCAGGCAGTACGTCATTGTTGCTAAGAATGACAAAGTAACCATTCCTCTGAATGATGGCCTGACGTGTGCTGTGGATAAGCTTTTCAAACTGTACTGGGTATGTAACTTGTGCTATCCAGCACCACTTGGCTCCGTCTTCACCTTCTTTGAGTTTGTCTATGACCTGCCGCTGTCCACCCAAAGGAAAACCAAAGTACTGGAGCTGATTGCACATATTAAAGCAAGCAAGTAA
- the LOC120438889 gene encoding uncharacterized protein LOC120438889 isoform X1, with protein sequence MSGMEETYTSRRAWISKDSHTAAEIFREYSRFLDMPSLLDLEFGKLTGGKMDLFLRKWEAGIIRKLKSVAALETRMSSLLKDFEEKTEDEACYTALVVLTHLLPLVGASRCSLKSAIAYLVDFALPGTCIASLCSDPEASPTTHQPQLICIGDLKSATRQYVIVAKNDKVTIPLNDGLTCAVDKLFKLYWVCNLCYPAPLGSVFTFFEFVYDLPLSTQRKTKVLELIAHIKASK encoded by the exons ATGTCAGGCATGGAGGAAACATACACCAGTCGCAGAGCCTGGATTAGCAAGGACTCCCATACTGCTGCTGAAATATTCAGAGAGTACTCACGGTTTTTGGACATGCCAAGTCTG CTGGACTTGGAGTTTGGCAAGCTCACAGGAGGAAAGATGGATCTCTTTTTACGAAAATGGGAAGCCGGTATCATTCGGAAACTCAAATCAGTAGCTGCCCTGGAAACAAGAATGTCCTCTCTGTTGAAGGATtttgaagagaagactgaag ATGAGGCTTGTTACACTGCCCTTGTGGTGTTAACACACCTGCTCCCACTAGTTGGTGCCAGTCGTTGCAGCCTTAAATCAGCTATAGCGTACTTGGTTGATTTTGCACTG CCTGGAACATGTATTGCATCGCTTTGCAGTGATCCTGAAGCATCACCCACAACACACCAACCCCAGCTGATATGCATCGGGGATCTAAAGAGTGCAACCAGGCAGTACGTCATTGTTGCTAAGAATGACAAAGTAACCATTCCTCTGAATGATGGCCTGACGTGTGCTGTGGATAAGCTTTTCAAACTGTACTGGGTATGTAACTTGTGCTATCCAGCACCACTTGGCTCCGTCTTCACCTTCTTTGAGTTTGTCTATGACCTGCCGCTGTCCACCCAAAGGAAAACCAAAGTACTGGAGCTGATTGCACATATTAAAGCAAGCAAGTAA